A region from the Devosia lucknowensis genome encodes:
- a CDS encoding ABC transporter ATP-binding protein has protein sequence MSAVDDEDREAAAFPGQRPPRASVGSHRIEEEVFGKAYDPKTVRRIWAYVRPYRAKIYLSVMAVLVFTGTQLAIPLIIGNAVDTALVAGGDPSNLMRAVVAFAVAVLLNFGASYVQETQVGQVAENVLFDMRRAMFAQLQRVSLSFMDKTEVGRLMSRLQGDVNSMQEFLETSVVSVGDIVLLGGIIVVLLSLDPWLGLLTLVTMPILFIIRIFWLPPAKRAFWAAHETNSLTAGAMAEGINGVRTVQNLDRQKVNFDLYDDKAYHNLRTQLTGSKYAQVMVPIVDTLTGISMATVVVVGGAMVLGGSLQVGVIVAFLFYIQRFFDPIRSLTMQYSIMQRAMTSGRRITEVLDLPTVIEDKPQAVRLTGEMDGSVEFRNVVFGYDPARPVLKNVSFKVNPGETIALVGPTGSGKTSAMALVHRFYDVQDGAVVVGGHDVRDVTQESLGEQVAMVLQEPFLFTGTIFENIRYNKRSATREDVVAAAKAVGAHDFVARFAKGYDTMLEQRGSNLSLGQRQLISFARALVADAKILVLDEATANIDSYTERQIQKALEILLEGRTGMVIAHRLATIRGADRIIVLQNGEKIEEGNHDQLMDLGGLYSRLYNMNYASFDDIPDELVAQANARAAST, from the coding sequence ATGAGCGCCGTCGATGACGAAGACCGCGAAGCCGCAGCCTTCCCCGGGCAACGGCCGCCCCGCGCCAGCGTCGGCAGCCACCGCATCGAGGAAGAAGTCTTTGGCAAGGCGTATGACCCCAAGACGGTGCGACGCATCTGGGCCTATGTGCGGCCCTATCGTGCCAAGATCTACCTTTCGGTCATGGCCGTACTGGTCTTCACCGGCACCCAGCTCGCCATTCCGCTGATCATTGGCAACGCGGTGGATACGGCGCTGGTGGCTGGTGGCGATCCGTCCAACCTGATGCGGGCAGTCGTGGCCTTCGCCGTTGCCGTACTGCTCAATTTTGGCGCGTCCTATGTCCAGGAGACGCAGGTCGGTCAAGTCGCCGAGAACGTTCTCTTCGACATGCGCCGTGCCATGTTCGCGCAATTGCAGCGCGTGTCGCTGAGCTTCATGGACAAGACCGAAGTCGGGCGCCTGATGAGCCGCCTGCAGGGCGACGTCAATTCCATGCAGGAATTTCTCGAAACCTCGGTCGTGTCGGTCGGCGACATCGTTCTCCTGGGTGGCATCATCGTGGTGCTGCTCAGCCTTGATCCGTGGCTCGGGCTGCTGACGCTGGTCACCATGCCGATCCTCTTCATCATCCGCATCTTCTGGCTGCCCCCGGCCAAGCGGGCGTTCTGGGCGGCGCACGAGACAAACTCGTTGACCGCTGGCGCCATGGCCGAAGGCATCAATGGCGTGCGAACGGTGCAGAACCTCGATCGCCAGAAGGTCAACTTCGATCTCTATGACGACAAGGCCTACCACAACCTCCGCACCCAGCTGACCGGGTCGAAATACGCGCAGGTCATGGTGCCGATCGTCGACACGCTGACCGGCATTTCCATGGCCACCGTGGTGGTCGTCGGCGGTGCCATGGTGCTCGGTGGCTCGCTGCAAGTCGGCGTCATCGTCGCCTTCCTGTTCTATATCCAGCGCTTCTTCGACCCCATCCGCTCGCTGACCATGCAGTATTCGATCATGCAGCGCGCCATGACGTCCGGCCGCCGCATCACCGAGGTGCTCGACCTGCCAACGGTGATCGAGGACAAGCCCCAAGCCGTCAGGCTCACGGGCGAAATGGATGGATCCGTCGAATTCCGGAACGTGGTCTTCGGCTACGATCCGGCGCGGCCCGTGCTCAAGAACGTGTCCTTCAAGGTCAATCCGGGCGAGACCATCGCCCTGGTGGGGCCGACCGGATCGGGCAAGACCAGCGCCATGGCTCTGGTGCACCGCTTCTATGACGTGCAGGACGGGGCAGTGGTTGTCGGCGGCCACGATGTGCGCGATGTCACCCAGGAGTCCCTGGGTGAACAGGTGGCAATGGTGCTGCAGGAGCCTTTCCTCTTCACCGGAACCATCTTCGAGAACATCCGCTACAACAAGCGCTCGGCAACGCGCGAGGATGTCGTCGCCGCTGCCAAGGCAGTAGGTGCGCACGATTTCGTCGCCCGGTTCGCCAAGGGCTATGACACCATGCTCGAGCAGCGCGGGTCGAACCTGTCGCTGGGGCAGCGGCAGCTCATCAGCTTTGCCCGCGCCCTTGTGGCCGACGCAAAGATCCTCGTCCTCGACGAGGCCACTGCCAATATCGACAGCTATACCGAGCGGCAGATTCAGAAGGCGCTCGAAATCCTGCTCGAGGGCCGCACCGGTATGGTGATCGCACATCGTCTGGCGACCATCCGTGGAGCGGACCGCATCATCGTGCTGCAGAACGGCGAAAAGATCGAGGAAGGCAACCACGATCAGCTCATGGACCTGGGCGGCCTCTACTCCCGTCTCTACAACATGAACTACGCCAGCTTCGACGACATTCCGGACGAATTGGTGGCACAGGCAAACGCCAGGGCGGCGAGCACCTGA
- a CDS encoding ABC transporter ATP-binding protein gives MGPLMRISLFSLRHPFQASLAIGATVVASILQLLIPRLLGQAIDQAQNVLTVAGEGAQQALIWTAVTLLVVSVARGMFTLVQNYYSESVGHHVGYELRLAFYDKVQRLSYSYHDRVHSGDLITLGLLDLDGLRMFFATGLVRTVLLAVLIGVGAWMLISTDLVLGLLALSFVPFVAWRSSVAQLTLRATWMVLQEKLSVLTRVMEENLGGIRVVRAFSGQRHELEKFDDASTDALQLAHERVQVRVKNTSMMTFSFFAAMGLVLWFGGNKVIAGEMSVGTLASFLTFMTILQMPVRQLGLMVNSYARASTCGHRFYALLDAPEEIADRPGATPLGISDGVLKFEDVHFTYPGASVPALNGISFEARPGQTIGIVGAPGSGKSTLAHLMPRFYDVGSGRITIDGQDIRDVTLQSLRRSVAVVQQDTFLFTTTIENNIAYGDPWAKERKIERAAESAQLHNYIMGLPADYDTVVGERGVSLSGGQRQRLSIARSLVLKPAVMVFDDSTAAIDAGTEHRIRSAIRRYASDRVTMIIAHRLSSLMHADLILFLEDGRIVERGSHDELLAQAGRYRALYDLQTRPADDLEAAQ, from the coding sequence ATGGGTCCCTTGATGCGCATCTCCCTATTTTCACTCAGGCACCCGTTTCAGGCGAGCCTGGCCATCGGTGCGACCGTGGTCGCCTCTATCCTGCAGCTGCTGATCCCCCGCCTCCTGGGGCAGGCCATCGATCAGGCGCAAAACGTGCTCACCGTTGCCGGAGAGGGCGCTCAACAGGCTTTGATCTGGACCGCAGTGACGCTTCTGGTGGTCTCGGTCGCGCGCGGCATGTTCACGCTGGTCCAGAATTACTATTCCGAAAGCGTCGGCCATCATGTCGGCTACGAACTGCGGCTGGCCTTTTACGACAAGGTCCAGCGGCTCTCCTATTCCTACCACGACAGGGTTCATTCGGGCGATCTGATCACCCTGGGCCTGCTCGATCTCGATGGGCTGAGGATGTTCTTCGCCACAGGTCTGGTCCGCACCGTCCTGCTCGCCGTGCTGATCGGTGTCGGCGCCTGGATGCTTATCTCGACCGACCTGGTCCTTGGTCTGCTGGCACTGAGCTTCGTGCCCTTCGTCGCCTGGCGCTCGTCGGTCGCGCAACTCACCCTGCGCGCCACCTGGATGGTGCTGCAGGAAAAGCTCTCGGTGCTGACGCGGGTCATGGAGGAAAATCTGGGCGGCATCCGCGTCGTCCGGGCCTTTTCGGGGCAGAGGCACGAGCTTGAAAAGTTCGACGATGCATCCACCGATGCCCTGCAGCTGGCGCACGAGCGCGTGCAGGTTCGCGTCAAGAACACCTCCATGATGACCTTCTCCTTCTTTGCAGCCATGGGCCTGGTGCTCTGGTTCGGCGGCAACAAGGTCATCGCCGGCGAGATGAGCGTCGGCACCCTCGCCAGCTTCCTGACCTTCATGACCATCCTGCAGATGCCGGTGCGCCAGCTTGGCCTCATGGTCAATTCCTATGCGCGCGCCTCGACTTGCGGCCATCGCTTCTACGCGCTGCTCGACGCGCCCGAGGAGATCGCCGACCGTCCCGGAGCCACGCCTCTCGGCATCAGCGATGGCGTGCTCAAGTTCGAGGATGTCCACTTCACCTATCCCGGAGCATCGGTGCCCGCGCTCAATGGGATCAGCTTCGAGGCGCGTCCCGGCCAGACCATCGGCATCGTCGGTGCGCCCGGCAGCGGCAAATCCACGCTTGCCCACCTCATGCCACGCTTCTACGACGTCGGCTCTGGCCGCATCACCATTGATGGTCAGGATATCAGAGACGTGACGCTGCAAAGCCTCAGGCGGTCGGTGGCAGTGGTGCAGCAGGACACGTTCCTCTTCACCACCACCATCGAGAACAACATTGCCTATGGCGATCCCTGGGCCAAGGAGCGCAAGATCGAGCGGGCCGCCGAAAGCGCCCAGCTGCACAACTACATCATGGGCCTGCCGGCCGACTACGACACGGTCGTGGGCGAGCGCGGTGTCTCGCTCTCGGGTGGGCAGCGGCAGCGCCTGTCCATCGCGCGGTCGCTGGTCCTCAAGCCCGCTGTCATGGTGTTTGACGATTCCACCGCCGCCATCGATGCCGGAACCGAACATCGCATTCGCTCCGCCATTCGGCGCTACGCCAGCGATCGTGTGACCATGATCATCGCGCATCGCCTGTCATCTCTTATGCATGCCGATCTCATTCTCTTCCTCGAGGATGGCCGCATCGTCGAACGCGGCAGCCACGATGAGCTCCTGGCTCAGGCTGGCCGCTACCGCGCGCTCTATGATCTGCAGACCCGACCCGCGGACGATCTGGAGGCAGCCCAATGA